In a genomic window of Deltaproteobacteria bacterium:
- the rpsS gene encoding 30S ribosomal protein S19, translated as MPRSVKKGPFVDEHLQAKVNRALDVRDRSLIKTWSRRSTVLPEFVGLTFAVHNGKKFVPVFVTENMVGHKLGEFAPTRTFHGHAADRKAAKK; from the coding sequence ATGCCGCGTTCGGTCAAAAAGGGACCCTTTGTGGATGAGCACCTGCAGGCGAAGGTGAACCGCGCCCTGGACGTGCGGGACCGCTCGCTGATCAAGACCTGGTCGCGCCGGTCGACGGTTCTGCCGGAATTCGTGGGTCTGACCTTCGCGGTGCACAACGGCAAGAAATTCGTGCCGGTGTTCGTGACGGAGAACATGGTCGGGCACAAGCTCGGCGAGTTCGCCCCGACGCGCACCTTCCACGGCCACGCGGCGGACCGCAAGGCGGCCAAGAAGTAA
- the rplV gene encoding 50S ribosomal protein L22, translated as MEVKAIARFQRVSPFKGRLVADLIRGRDVNEAMGILAFTPKKTAVLLKKLLSSAIANATARGGVNIDDLYVKRVMVDGGPTLKRIMTRSQGRINRILKRTAHFTIVLDERD; from the coding sequence ATGGAAGTGAAAGCGATTGCGAGATTTCAGCGGGTGTCGCCCTTCAAGGGTCGGCTCGTCGCGGATCTGATTCGGGGCAGGGACGTGAACGAGGCCATGGGCATTCTCGCGTTCACCCCCAAAAAGACCGCCGTGCTGCTCAAGAAGCTGCTCTCGTCGGCGATCGCCAACGCGACGGCCCGGGGCGGCGTCAACATCGACGACCTCTACGTCAAGCGCGTGATGGTCGACGGCGGCCCGACGCTCAAACGCATCATGACGCGCTCGCAGGGGCGCATCAACCGGATTCTGAAACGCACGGCCCATTTCACGATCGTGCTGGACGAACGGGACTAA
- the rplB gene encoding 50S ribosomal protein L2 — protein sequence MAIKTYKPTSPARRYLTGSDFAEVTKSTPERALLEPLRKSGGRNNTGRLTAYSRGGGAKRAYRIIDFKRDKIGIPAKVAAIEYDPNRTCRIALLHYVDGEKRYIIAPEQLKVGDRILSDENADIRPGNTLPLRNIPDGTFVHNVEMKIGKGGQVARSAGNFAQVMGKEGDYVLLKLPSGELRRFRRECRATIGQVGNNDHSNISIGKAGRTRWLGRRGHVRGVAKNPVDHPMGGGEGRTSGGRHPCSPWGQPAKGYKTRRNKTSGKYIVKRRGK from the coding sequence ATGGCGATCAAGACATACAAACCGACAAGTCCAGCCCGACGGTACCTGACCGGCAGCGATTTCGCCGAGGTCACGAAGTCGACGCCCGAGCGTGCGCTTCTGGAGCCTCTGCGCAAATCCGGCGGACGCAACAACACCGGACGCCTGACGGCCTACAGCCGGGGCGGCGGCGCCAAGCGCGCGTACCGGATCATCGATTTCAAGCGCGACAAGATCGGGATTCCCGCCAAAGTCGCCGCGATCGAGTACGATCCGAATCGCACGTGCCGCATCGCACTGCTGCACTACGTGGACGGCGAGAAGCGCTACATCATCGCCCCCGAGCAGCTCAAGGTCGGCGACCGCATCCTGTCGGACGAAAACGCCGACATCCGGCCGGGCAACACGCTGCCGCTGCGCAACATCCCCGACGGCACCTTCGTGCACAACGTCGAGATGAAGATCGGCAAGGGCGGCCAGGTGGCGCGGTCCGCGGGCAACTTCGCCCAGGTGATGGGCAAGGAAGGCGACTACGTCCTTCTCAAGCTCCCGTCGGGCGAACTGCGCCGGTTCCGCCGCGAATGCCGCGCGACGATCGGGCAGGTCGGCAACAACGACCACTCGAACATCTCGATCGGCAAGGCGGGCCGCACCCGCTGGCTCGGGCGGCGCGGCCATGTGCGCGGCGTCGCGAAGAACCCGGTCGATCATCCGATGGGCGGCGGCGAGGGACGCACGAGCGGCGGTCGCCATCCGTGTTCGCCCTGGGGCCAGCCGGCCAAGGGTTACAAAACGCGACGGAACAAGACGTCGGGCAAGTACATCGTCAAGCGCCGCGGCAAGTAA
- a CDS encoding 50S ribosomal protein L23 produces the protein MISRDPHHIIKRPVITEKANLAKEDANHHVFEVALDANKVEIRQAIEQLFDGVQVLEVKTSLMRGKNKRRGRQFGRQPNWKKAVVKLAKGQTIDFFEGA, from the coding sequence ATGATCAGCCGGGATCCTCACCACATCATCAAGCGGCCGGTCATCACCGAAAAGGCGAACCTGGCCAAGGAAGACGCGAATCATCACGTGTTCGAAGTCGCGTTGGACGCCAACAAGGTGGAAATCCGCCAGGCGATCGAGCAGCTCTTCGACGGCGTGCAGGTGCTCGAGGTGAAAACCTCCCTGATGCGAGGAAAAAACAAGCGGCGAGGTCGTCAGTTCGGTCGGCAGCCCAATTGGAAAAAGGCGGTCGTCAAGCTGGCCAAGGGACAAACCATTGACTTCTTCGAGGGCGCCTGA
- the rplD gene encoding 50S ribosomal protein L4 has product MKHEVLNTGSQKVDHVDLSDKVFGAEVKPHLFWEVVRNQLANRRAGTKKTKGRSEVDFTGSKMYRQKGTGRARAGSARSGVRVGGGHIHNIEPKDWSYKIPKKVRRQAVQSALSMKVAENKLTVVNEIALDEIKTKKLVQILAGLGMTNGLVIIAGRDEKIEKSARNIPFVKVLPVEGLNVYDLLRYDRVIVTRDAVAKIEGRFAQ; this is encoded by the coding sequence GGGCAGCCAGAAGGTGGATCACGTCGATCTGTCGGACAAGGTGTTCGGCGCCGAGGTGAAGCCCCACCTGTTCTGGGAAGTTGTCCGCAACCAGCTCGCCAACCGGCGGGCGGGGACCAAGAAGACCAAGGGCCGCTCCGAGGTCGATTTCACGGGCTCCAAGATGTACCGCCAGAAGGGTACCGGTCGCGCCCGCGCGGGTTCCGCGCGCTCGGGCGTTCGCGTCGGCGGCGGTCACATCCATAACATCGAGCCCAAGGACTGGTCCTACAAGATTCCGAAAAAAGTCCGGCGGCAGGCGGTGCAGAGCGCGCTGTCGATGAAGGTCGCCGAAAACAAGCTCACCGTGGTCAACGAGATCGCGCTCGACGAGATCAAGACGAAGAAACTCGTCCAGATCCTCGCGGGCCTCGGCATGACCAACGGGCTCGTCATCATCGCCGGGCGCGACGAAAAGATCGAAAAGAGCGCCCGAAACATCCCGTTCGTCAAGGTGCTTCCGGTCGAGGGACTCAACGTCTACGACCTGCTGCGCTACGACCGCGTGATCGTGACCCGGGACGCGGTGGCGAAGATCGAGGGGAGGTTCGCGCAATGA